The following proteins come from a genomic window of Achromobacter deleyi:
- a CDS encoding propionate--CoA ligase gives MQKTRDFHYRSVHDRDAFWREEAGRVHWETPFESVLDFSRPPFAKWFVGGRTNLCYNAVDRWLPTQADKPALIWVSTEVERERVYTRQDVYDEVNAAAAMLQDLGVGRGDRVLLYMPMVPEAVFTMLACARIGAVHSVVFGGFASVNLAQRIDDAAPKVVVCTDGGSRGGKVVPYKPLLDRALALCKTPPASVVVFDRGLAPFEPVAGRDLDYATLRAAQRGVHVPVTWLESSEPSYILYTSGTTGKPKGVQRDTGGYAVALASSMEYLFNGKAGDTFFCTSDIGWVVGHSYIVYGPLIGGQATVLYEGTPVRPDGAILWKLVEQFGVNTLFSAPTAVRVLKRQDPALLRKHDLSTLRAVYLAGEPLDEPTAHWISEGLGKPIIDNYWQTESGWPILSAQPGVEKVPTRFGSPSFPVYGFDARIVSESSGEDLEADQKGVVAIVPPLPPGAMSTIWGDDERFVQTYFTSIPGRQVYSTFDWGLVDADGYWFILGRTDDVINVAGHRLGTREIEESVNSHNGIAECAVVGVADALKGQVAMAFAVLKNPAAAETPEGAKQLEADIMRLVEDQLGAVARPARIRFVGALPKTRSGKVLRRAIVAVCEGRDPGDLTTIEDPTALEQIKESLQ, from the coding sequence ATGCAAAAAACCAGGGATTTCCATTACCGCTCGGTGCACGACCGCGACGCCTTCTGGCGCGAAGAGGCCGGCAGGGTGCACTGGGAGACGCCATTCGAGTCAGTCCTGGATTTTTCCCGGCCGCCCTTTGCCAAATGGTTCGTGGGCGGCAGGACCAACCTCTGTTACAACGCCGTGGACCGCTGGCTGCCGACCCAGGCCGACAAGCCGGCCCTGATCTGGGTATCGACCGAAGTCGAGCGCGAGCGCGTCTACACCCGCCAGGACGTCTATGACGAAGTGAACGCGGCCGCCGCCATGCTGCAGGACCTGGGCGTGGGGCGCGGCGATCGGGTGCTGCTGTACATGCCGATGGTGCCCGAGGCGGTCTTCACCATGCTGGCCTGCGCCCGCATCGGCGCGGTGCATTCGGTGGTGTTCGGCGGTTTCGCCTCGGTCAACCTGGCGCAGCGCATCGACGATGCCGCGCCCAAGGTGGTGGTGTGCACCGACGGCGGTTCGCGCGGCGGCAAGGTGGTGCCCTACAAGCCGCTGCTGGACCGGGCGCTGGCGTTGTGCAAGACGCCGCCGGCCTCGGTGGTGGTGTTCGACCGCGGCCTGGCGCCGTTCGAGCCGGTCGCCGGCCGCGACCTGGACTACGCCACCCTGCGGGCGGCGCAGCGCGGCGTCCATGTGCCGGTGACCTGGCTGGAATCGTCCGAGCCCAGCTACATCCTGTACACGTCCGGCACCACCGGCAAGCCCAAGGGCGTGCAGCGCGACACCGGCGGCTACGCGGTGGCGCTGGCCTCGTCGATGGAATACCTGTTCAACGGCAAGGCCGGCGATACGTTCTTCTGCACCAGTGACATCGGCTGGGTGGTGGGGCATTCCTATATCGTGTATGGCCCGTTGATCGGCGGGCAGGCCACGGTGCTGTACGAGGGCACGCCGGTGCGCCCGGACGGCGCCATCCTGTGGAAGCTGGTGGAGCAGTTCGGCGTCAACACGCTGTTTTCGGCGCCGACCGCGGTGCGGGTGCTCAAGCGCCAGGATCCGGCTTTGCTCAGGAAGCACGACCTGTCCACGCTGCGGGCGGTGTATCTGGCCGGCGAACCGCTGGACGAACCGACCGCGCACTGGATCTCGGAAGGGCTGGGCAAGCCCATCATCGACAACTACTGGCAGACCGAGTCCGGCTGGCCGATCCTGTCGGCCCAGCCCGGCGTCGAAAAGGTGCCGACCCGCTTTGGCAGCCCGTCGTTCCCGGTCTACGGCTTTGACGCGCGCATCGTCAGCGAATCCAGCGGCGAGGACCTGGAGGCGGACCAGAAGGGCGTGGTGGCCATCGTGCCGCCGCTGCCGCCGGGCGCCATGTCGACCATCTGGGGCGACGACGAGCGCTTCGTGCAGACCTACTTCACCTCGATTCCCGGCCGCCAGGTGTATTCCACCTTCGACTGGGGATTGGTCGACGCGGACGGATACTGGTTCATCCTGGGGCGCACCGACGACGTCATCAACGTCGCCGGCCACCGCCTGGGCACGCGCGAGATCGAAGAGTCCGTCAACAGCCACAATGGCATCGCCGAATGCGCGGTGGTGGGGGTGGCGGACGCGCTCAAGGGCCAGGTGGCGATGGCGTTCGCGGTGCTGAAGAATCCGGCCGCCGCGGAAACGCCGGAAGGCGCAAAACAGCTGGAAGCGGATATCATGCGGCTGGTGGAAGATCAGCTGGGAGCGGTGGCGCGACCCGCCCGGATCCGGTTCGTGGGCGCGCTGCCCAAGACCCGTTCCGGCAAGGTGTTGCGCCGCGCGATCGTCGCGGTATGCGAAGGCCGCGATCCCGGCGACCTGACCACCATCGAGGATCCCACCGCCCTGGAACAGATCAAGGAGTCGCTGCAATGA
- a CDS encoding C40 family peptidase codes for MHRHSKSARLNSSSGQANRGLRLLALAACVAGLAGCANTSQKSTAYTSEIDPYETEWVATADDPIGMLVVQKFKRDRQRNHSEVSSDNAMVSEALNYLGIRYRFGGNSPDTGFDCSGLVTYTAERSLGLKLPRNAAEIAQQGISVAKNELKAGDLVFFNTLGRRYSHVGIYLGDDRFVHSPSAGGVVRVENMTMAYWSKRYNGARRLDNGLVASARAAN; via the coding sequence ATGCATCGACACTCCAAAAGCGCGCGACTGAATTCATCCTCTGGCCAGGCAAACCGCGGTCTGCGTTTGCTGGCGCTGGCGGCGTGCGTCGCGGGTCTGGCGGGTTGTGCAAACACCTCTCAAAAATCCACCGCCTATACGTCCGAGATCGATCCCTACGAGACGGAATGGGTCGCCACCGCCGATGATCCCATCGGCATGCTGGTGGTACAGAAATTCAAGCGCGACCGTCAGCGCAACCACAGCGAAGTCAGCAGCGACAACGCCATGGTCAGCGAAGCCCTGAACTACCTGGGCATCCGCTATCGCTTCGGCGGCAACTCCCCCGATACCGGTTTCGATTGCAGCGGCCTGGTGACCTACACCGCCGAACGTTCGCTGGGCCTGAAGCTGCCCCGCAACGCCGCCGAAATCGCGCAGCAAGGCATTTCCGTCGCCAAGAACGAGCTCAAGGCCGGCGACCTGGTCTTCTTCAACACCCTGGGCCGCCGCTACTCCCACGTTGGCATCTACCTGGGCGACGACCGCTTCGTGCATTCGCCCAGCGCCGGCGGCGTGGTGCGGGTCGAAAACATGACCATGGCCTACTGGAGCAAGCGCTACAACGGCGCCCGCCGCCTGGACAACGGCCTGGTGGCCAGCGCCCGCGCGGCCAACTGA
- a CDS encoding DUF2325 domain-containing protein, translated as MTAGLSAVVVGADRLGNIPDLLKGHNISITHHISGRDPSHQKKTLQLPSGTQLVILLTDFLGHNVMKTFRNAAQRGGIRVVACRRSVCSMQQALQQCGLCSRGAAVH; from the coding sequence ATGACGGCAGGATTGAGTGCAGTGGTAGTGGGCGCCGACAGGCTCGGCAACATTCCGGATCTGCTTAAAGGACACAACATCTCGATCACGCACCACATCAGTGGCCGTGATCCCTCGCATCAGAAGAAGACGTTACAACTGCCCTCGGGCACCCAGCTGGTCATTTTGCTGACCGATTTCCTGGGCCACAACGTCATGAAGACCTTCCGCAACGCGGCGCAGCGCGGTGGCATCCGCGTCGTGGCTTGTCGCCGTTCGGTGTGCAGCATGCAGCAGGCCCTGCAGCAATGTGGCCTGTGCAGCCGGGGCGCCGCGGTCCACTGA
- a CDS encoding CysB family HTH-type transcriptional regulator: MNLQQFRFVRETIRRDFNLTEAARMLYTSQPGVSKAIIEFEDELGIKIFERHGKRIKGLTKPGLAVSQVIDRIMREVDNLKKVSDEFARRDEGGLVIACTHTQARYLLPRVIPAFRKQFPKVHLSLAEGSPAQLAEMVLHEQADLALATESLALTPGLATLPVYAWEHTVVVRPDHPLAELTSSAAKRLSLAQLAEFPIVTYDRAFTGRSTIDEVFANQGIHPDIVLEAIDADVIKTYVDVGLGIGIIAGVAYDPRRDSNLVGLPVGHLFGTHTTRVGVKAGVFLRDYVYTFLEMLAPSLTRAVVTEAVQGTAK, encoded by the coding sequence ATGAACCTGCAGCAATTTCGTTTCGTGCGCGAAACCATCCGGCGCGACTTCAACCTGACCGAAGCCGCCCGGATGCTCTATACCTCCCAGCCGGGCGTGTCCAAGGCCATCATCGAGTTCGAGGACGAACTCGGGATCAAGATCTTCGAACGCCATGGCAAACGCATCAAGGGCCTGACCAAGCCCGGCCTGGCCGTGTCGCAGGTGATCGACCGCATCATGCGCGAAGTCGACAACCTCAAGAAGGTCAGCGACGAATTCGCCCGCCGCGACGAGGGCGGCCTGGTGATCGCCTGCACCCACACCCAGGCGCGCTACCTGCTGCCGCGCGTGATCCCGGCGTTCCGCAAGCAATTCCCCAAGGTGCACCTGTCGCTGGCCGAAGGCAGCCCCGCGCAGCTGGCCGAAATGGTGCTGCACGAGCAGGCCGACCTGGCGCTGGCGACCGAGTCGCTGGCCCTGACGCCCGGCCTGGCGACGCTGCCCGTGTACGCCTGGGAGCACACCGTGGTGGTGCGGCCCGACCATCCGCTGGCCGAGCTGACCTCCAGCGCCGCCAAGCGCCTGTCGCTGGCTCAACTGGCCGAATTCCCCATCGTGACCTATGACCGCGCCTTCACCGGCCGCAGCACGATCGACGAGGTCTTCGCCAACCAGGGCATCCATCCGGACATCGTCCTGGAAGCCATCGACGCCGACGTGATCAAGACCTACGTCGACGTCGGGCTGGGCATCGGCATCATCGCCGGCGTGGCCTACGATCCGCGGCGCGATTCGAACCTGGTGGGCCTGCCGGTGGGGCACCTGTTCGGCACCCACACCACCCGCGTCGGCGTGAAGGCCGGCGTGTTCCTGCGCGACTATGTCTACACGTTCCTGGAGATGCTGGCGCCGTCCCTGACGCGCGCGGTCGTGACCGAGGCCGTGCAGGGAACGGCCAAGTAG
- a CDS encoding CoA-acylating methylmalonate-semialdehyde dehydrogenase, with protein MSEVPRVPLLIGGKLVQSKTTEWRDVINPATQEVVAKVPFATRDELDEAIANSKEAFKTWRNSGQGLRMRVMLKFQELLRANTGKLAEMITREHGKTLPDAEGEVGRGLEVVEHACSIANLQLGEYAENAASGIDVYTLIQPLGVCAGITAFNFPVMLPCFMFPIAVACGNTFVLKPSEQDPTASLFLAELALEAGLPPGVLNVVHGGPETANGLCEHPDIKAVSFIGSTRVGTEIYNRASAAGKRCQSMMGAKNHCVILPDADPDVALNQLLGAAFGAAGQRCMASSVAVLVGEARNWLPDFVERAKKLKVNSGMDRAADLGPLVSPNAKKRVESLIQKGVDEGAKLLLDGRNLKVSGFEQGNFVGPTVFDGVTENMTIYTEEIFGPVLCVVGAETLEEAVEFINRNPNGNGVALFTQDGGAARYFQNNIDVGQVGINVPIPVPVAWFSFTGSRGSKLGDLGPNGKQAVQFWTQTKTVTARWSAHAKTVNTTISMR; from the coding sequence ATGAGTGAAGTCCCCCGCGTTCCGCTATTGATCGGCGGCAAGCTCGTGCAGTCCAAGACCACCGAATGGCGCGACGTGATCAACCCCGCCACCCAGGAGGTCGTGGCCAAGGTGCCGTTCGCCACGCGCGACGAACTGGACGAGGCCATCGCCAATTCCAAGGAAGCCTTCAAGACCTGGCGCAACAGCGGCCAGGGCCTGCGCATGCGCGTCATGCTGAAGTTCCAGGAACTGCTGCGCGCCAACACCGGCAAGCTGGCCGAGATGATCACCCGCGAGCATGGCAAGACCCTGCCGGATGCCGAAGGCGAAGTCGGTCGCGGCCTGGAAGTGGTCGAGCACGCCTGCTCGATCGCCAATCTGCAGTTGGGCGAATACGCCGAGAACGCCGCCTCCGGCATCGACGTCTACACCCTGATCCAGCCGCTGGGCGTGTGCGCGGGCATCACCGCGTTCAACTTCCCGGTGATGCTGCCGTGCTTCATGTTCCCGATCGCGGTGGCCTGCGGCAATACCTTCGTGCTCAAGCCGTCCGAGCAGGATCCGACCGCGTCGCTGTTCCTGGCTGAGTTGGCGCTGGAAGCCGGCCTGCCGCCGGGCGTGCTGAACGTGGTGCATGGCGGCCCGGAAACGGCCAACGGCCTGTGCGAGCATCCCGACATCAAGGCGGTGTCGTTCATCGGTTCGACCCGCGTCGGCACCGAGATCTACAACCGCGCCTCGGCCGCCGGCAAGCGCTGCCAGTCGATGATGGGCGCCAAGAACCACTGCGTGATCCTGCCGGACGCCGATCCGGACGTGGCGCTGAACCAGCTGCTGGGCGCCGCCTTTGGCGCCGCCGGCCAACGCTGCATGGCCTCGTCGGTGGCCGTGCTGGTGGGCGAAGCCCGTAACTGGCTGCCCGATTTCGTCGAGCGCGCCAAGAAGCTCAAGGTCAATTCGGGCATGGACCGCGCCGCCGACCTGGGCCCGCTGGTCTCGCCGAACGCCAAGAAGCGCGTCGAAAGCCTGATCCAGAAGGGCGTGGACGAAGGCGCCAAGCTGCTGCTGGACGGCCGCAACCTGAAGGTCTCCGGCTTCGAGCAGGGCAACTTCGTCGGCCCGACGGTGTTCGACGGCGTGACCGAGAACATGACCATCTACACCGAGGAAATCTTCGGCCCGGTGCTGTGCGTGGTCGGCGCGGAAACGCTGGAAGAGGCGGTGGAGTTCATCAACCGCAACCCCAACGGCAACGGCGTCGCCCTGTTCACGCAGGACGGCGGCGCGGCGCGCTACTTCCAGAACAACATCGACGTCGGCCAGGTCGGCATCAACGTGCCGATCCCGGTGCCGGTGGCATGGTTCAGCTTCACCGGCTCGCGCGGCTCCAAGCTGGGCGACCTGGGTCCCAACGGCAAGCAGGCGGTGCAGTTCTGGACGCAGACCAAGACCGTCACGGCGCGCTGGTCGGCCCATGCCAAGACCGTGAACACCACGATCTCGATGCGCTGA
- a CDS encoding ABC transporter substrate-binding protein, translating to MELHARGLAAGLCLGAALVGQAYAADKPPVKIGILTDMSGTYAGMGGPGSVAAAQLAIDDCLAAECKGMKIELVSADNQNKADVGAAKAREWFDRDGVTAIADLTNSAVALAVQGIAREKNKVVMFSGPATTALTNKECSPLGFHWMFDTYSQSAGGAKATVKAGGKSWYFITVDYAFGHSLEADTAKAVKALGGTVAGSVRHPLNAPDFASYLLQAQSSKAQVVALANGGQDTVNAVKQAREFGIVAGGQRLVSLLIFLSDLRALGLESAQGLSYVDGFYWDYDDATRQWSTRFEKAFRGLKPTMTQAGVYSSVLHYLRSVAASGSTDGKVVADKMRALPIKDPIMRNASIRPDGRVIHDMYLYEVKKPSESKGGWDYSKLVATIPAAEAFQPLADSACPLVQK from the coding sequence ATGGAATTGCACGCACGCGGGCTGGCCGCAGGCTTGTGTCTGGGCGCAGCGCTGGTGGGTCAGGCGTACGCGGCGGATAAGCCGCCAGTGAAGATCGGCATCCTGACGGACATGTCGGGCACCTATGCCGGCATGGGCGGACCCGGTTCGGTGGCGGCGGCGCAATTGGCCATCGACGATTGCCTGGCGGCCGAGTGCAAGGGCATGAAGATCGAGCTGGTGTCGGCCGACAACCAGAACAAGGCCGACGTGGGCGCGGCCAAGGCGCGCGAGTGGTTCGACCGCGACGGCGTCACCGCCATTGCCGACCTGACCAATTCCGCGGTGGCGCTGGCGGTGCAGGGCATCGCGCGCGAAAAGAACAAGGTCGTGATGTTCTCCGGCCCGGCCACCACGGCGCTGACCAACAAGGAATGCTCGCCGCTCGGCTTCCACTGGATGTTCGACACCTATTCGCAGTCCGCCGGCGGCGCCAAGGCCACGGTCAAGGCGGGTGGCAAGTCCTGGTATTTCATCACCGTCGACTATGCCTTCGGCCATTCGCTCGAGGCCGACACGGCCAAGGCGGTCAAGGCGCTGGGCGGCACCGTCGCCGGCAGCGTGCGTCATCCGCTCAACGCGCCGGACTTCGCCTCGTACCTGTTGCAGGCGCAAAGCTCCAAGGCGCAGGTGGTGGCGTTGGCCAACGGCGGCCAGGACACGGTCAACGCGGTCAAGCAGGCGCGCGAGTTCGGCATCGTGGCCGGCGGCCAGCGCCTGGTGTCGCTGCTGATCTTCCTGTCCGACCTGCGCGCGCTGGGGCTCGAAAGCGCCCAGGGCCTGTCGTACGTGGACGGCTTCTACTGGGATTACGACGACGCCACGCGGCAGTGGTCGACGCGCTTCGAGAAGGCCTTCCGCGGCCTGAAGCCGACCATGACGCAGGCCGGCGTGTATTCGAGCGTGCTGCACTACCTGCGCTCGGTGGCGGCCTCGGGCAGCACCGACGGCAAGGTGGTGGCCGACAAGATGCGCGCGCTGCCGATCAAGGATCCGATCATGCGCAACGCCTCGATCCGGCCCGATGGCCGCGTGATCCACGACATGTACCTGTATGAAGTGAAGAAGCCGTCCGAATCCAAGGGCGGGTGGGACTATTCCAAGCTGGTGGCCACCATCCCGGCGGCCGAGGCCTTCCAGCCGCTGGCCGATTCGGCCTGCCCGCTGGTGCAGAAGTAA
- a CDS encoding LysR family transcriptional regulator, translating to MLDWDSLRYFLEVARTQRVSAAARRLGVEHTTVSRRIRALETELDTLLFEKSRSAGFVLTEDGQRLFVHAEQMESTVHSARETLSGIGQALSGHLRIGATEGFGSYVLTPLAADFQRRYPHITLDILPVPRFVSLSKREADLAITIERPQRGPYVCSKLCDYTLRLYGTPEYLARHPPIRGRADLAGHSFIGYVDELLFSERLRYLEDLLPASRVVLRSTSVVAQYHAALQGQSLAILPCFIAAQDPRLKPVLEKEVEITRSFWMYCHEDLRKLKRVTVLWEFIRKSVLKNADLLAGKRGTMKYLP from the coding sequence GTGCTGGATTGGGACAGTCTGCGGTATTTCCTGGAGGTCGCGCGGACCCAGCGCGTCAGCGCCGCGGCGCGCAGGCTCGGGGTCGAGCACACCACGGTGTCGCGCCGCATCCGCGCGCTGGAAACCGAGCTGGACACGCTGCTGTTCGAGAAATCGCGCAGCGCCGGCTTCGTGCTGACAGAGGATGGCCAGCGCCTGTTCGTGCACGCGGAGCAGATGGAAAGCACGGTGCACAGCGCCCGCGAGACGCTGTCGGGGATCGGGCAGGCGCTGTCCGGCCACCTGCGCATCGGCGCCACCGAGGGCTTCGGCAGCTACGTGCTGACGCCGCTGGCGGCCGACTTCCAGCGGCGCTATCCGCACATCACGCTGGACATCCTGCCGGTGCCGCGCTTCGTCAGCCTGTCCAAGCGCGAGGCCGACCTGGCCATCACGATCGAGCGCCCCCAACGCGGCCCCTATGTGTGCAGCAAGCTGTGCGACTACACGCTGCGCCTGTACGGCACGCCCGAGTACCTGGCGCGCCATCCGCCGATCCGCGGCCGGGCCGACCTGGCGGGCCACAGCTTCATCGGCTATGTCGACGAACTGCTGTTCAGCGAGCGGCTGCGCTACCTGGAAGACCTGCTGCCGGCCAGCCGGGTGGTGTTGCGCAGCACCAGCGTGGTGGCGCAATACCACGCGGCGCTGCAGGGCCAGTCGCTGGCCATCCTGCCCTGCTTCATCGCGGCGCAGGACCCGCGGCTCAAGCCGGTGCTGGAAAAGGAAGTGGAGATCACGCGTTCATTCTGGATGTATTGCCACGAGGACCTGCGCAAGCTCAAGCGCGTGACGGTGCTGTGGGAGTTCATCCGCAAGTCGGTGCTGAAGAATGCCGACCTCTTGGCCGGCAAGCGCGGAACGATGAAATACCTGCCCTGA
- the lptF gene encoding LPS export ABC transporter permease LptF — MSLFKRSVVSEITSHAGVVFSTLLIVWLSVLLVRLLGEAAGGNIGADVVLVLAALSTITALPTILAVSVFIAVLTTVTRNYRESEMVVWFASGLSLADWLKPVLRVAVPVAIAVAGLTLVAAPWAYRQIGEYHERFEQRSDLSKVTAGQFAESAGGNRVFFAEDPAKPTDELGNVFARETGPEWLSVLTASSAHSETLPNGDRFLVLGEGHRYDLKPGTPEIRLVHFEKYGLRLESKGGDDPVASARAAAERSAKARTTPQLMADNTTSSWSQVMWRVSLPLAALNLALLAIPLGAVNPRLGRSGDLLIAGLVGLLYMNLINLSRAWISNGKLSFGVGTVAIHLVVAAFTAFLLMRRLRVKAPKNS, encoded by the coding sequence ATGTCTCTATTCAAACGCTCTGTCGTCAGCGAGATCACCAGTCACGCTGGCGTTGTCTTTTCCACGTTGCTCATCGTATGGCTCAGCGTGCTGCTGGTGCGCCTGCTCGGTGAAGCGGCGGGCGGCAACATCGGGGCGGACGTCGTGCTCGTGCTGGCCGCGCTGTCCACCATCACGGCGCTGCCGACCATCCTGGCGGTGTCGGTCTTCATCGCGGTGCTCACCACCGTCACGCGCAATTACCGGGAATCCGAGATGGTGGTCTGGTTCGCCAGCGGCCTGTCGCTGGCGGACTGGCTCAAGCCGGTGCTGCGCGTCGCCGTCCCCGTGGCCATCGCGGTGGCCGGCCTGACGCTGGTGGCCGCGCCCTGGGCCTATCGCCAGATCGGCGAATACCACGAACGCTTCGAGCAGCGCTCCGACCTGTCCAAGGTCACGGCCGGCCAGTTCGCGGAATCGGCGGGCGGCAACCGCGTGTTCTTCGCCGAGGACCCGGCCAAGCCGACCGACGAACTGGGCAACGTGTTCGCGCGCGAAACCGGGCCGGAATGGCTCAGCGTGCTGACCGCCAGCAGCGCCCACAGCGAAACCCTGCCCAACGGCGACCGTTTCCTGGTGCTGGGCGAAGGGCATCGCTACGACCTGAAGCCGGGCACGCCCGAGATCCGCCTGGTGCACTTCGAGAAATACGGCCTGCGCCTGGAGAGCAAGGGCGGCGACGACCCGGTCGCGTCCGCGCGCGCCGCCGCCGAGCGCTCGGCCAAGGCGCGCACCACGCCGCAGCTGATGGCCGACAACACCACCAGCAGCTGGTCGCAGGTGATGTGGCGCGTCTCGCTGCCGCTGGCCGCGCTGAACCTGGCGTTGCTGGCGATCCCGCTGGGCGCCGTGAACCCGCGCCTGGGCCGTTCCGGCGACCTGCTGATCGCCGGCCTGGTGGGCCTGCTGTACATGAACCTGATCAACCTATCGCGCGCCTGGATTTCCAACGGCAAGCTCAGTTTCGGCGTTGGCACCGTGGCGATCCACCTGGTGGTGGCCGCCTTCACGGCATTCCTGCTGATGCGCCGCCTGCGCGTCAAGGCGCCCAAGAACAGCTAG
- a CDS encoding leucyl aminopeptidase yields the protein MEFSTQTTASLHQIKTAALAVGVFADGVLSPAADLIDRAANGAVRAVTKTEFRGRAGSTLVLRALPGVAAQRVVLVGLGKQDEYSARAHASAEQAFAAACVSAQLTEGVSTLAANPIADVAIIARARSAAIAAGSATYHYDASFGKPDRDARPKLKKIVQIVERADAAQAQKGLREGAAIANGMELTRTLGNLPGNLCTPTYLGETAKRLAREYKSLKVEVMDRKQVEALGMGSFLSVARGSEEALRFIVLRHAGKPAKKGAKASDGPIVLVGKGITFDAGGISLKPAATMDEMKYDMCGAASVLGSFRALAELELPLDVIGLIPACENLPSGKANKPGDVVTSMAGLTIEILNTDAEGRLVLCDALTYAERFKPSAVIDIATLTGACVVALGHVNTGLFSKDDALAEALSSAGRQALDTAWRMPMDDAYQDQLKSNFADLANIGGPPAGAVTAACFLSRFTKSYRWAHLDIAGTAWKSGKDKGATGRPVPLLMQFLLDQA from the coding sequence ATGGAATTTAGCACACAGACCACTGCTTCCCTGCACCAGATCAAAACCGCCGCCCTGGCGGTCGGGGTCTTCGCCGACGGCGTGTTGAGCCCCGCCGCCGACCTGATCGACCGTGCCGCCAACGGCGCCGTGCGCGCCGTCACCAAGACCGAATTCCGCGGCCGCGCCGGCAGCACCCTGGTGCTGCGCGCATTGCCGGGCGTCGCGGCCCAGCGCGTGGTCCTGGTGGGCCTGGGCAAGCAGGATGAATACTCGGCCCGCGCCCACGCCTCGGCCGAACAGGCCTTCGCCGCCGCCTGCGTCTCGGCCCAGCTGACCGAAGGCGTGTCGACCCTGGCCGCCAACCCGATCGCCGACGTGGCCATCATCGCCCGCGCCCGCAGCGCCGCCATCGCGGCCGGCAGCGCCACCTATCACTACGACGCCAGCTTCGGCAAGCCCGACCGCGACGCCCGCCCCAAGCTCAAGAAGATCGTCCAGATCGTCGAGCGCGCTGACGCCGCCCAGGCCCAGAAGGGCCTGCGCGAAGGCGCCGCCATCGCCAACGGCATGGAACTGACCCGCACCCTGGGCAACCTGCCGGGCAACCTCTGCACCCCCACCTACCTGGGCGAGACCGCCAAGCGCCTGGCGCGCGAATACAAGTCGCTCAAGGTCGAGGTCATGGACCGCAAGCAGGTCGAGGCGCTCGGCATGGGCTCGTTCCTGTCGGTGGCGCGCGGCTCCGAGGAAGCGCTGCGCTTCATCGTCCTGCGCCACGCCGGCAAGCCCGCCAAGAAGGGCGCCAAGGCGTCCGACGGCCCCATCGTGCTGGTCGGCAAGGGCATCACCTTCGACGCCGGCGGCATCTCGCTCAAGCCCGCCGCCACGATGGACGAAATGAAGTACGACATGTGCGGCGCCGCCAGCGTGCTCGGTTCGTTCCGCGCCCTGGCCGAACTGGAACTGCCGCTGGACGTGATCGGCCTGATCCCGGCCTGCGAAAACCTGCCGAGCGGCAAGGCCAACAAGCCGGGCGACGTGGTCACCAGCATGGCCGGCCTGACCATCGAGATCCTCAACACCGACGCCGAAGGCCGCCTGGTGCTGTGCGACGCGCTGACCTACGCCGAGCGCTTCAAGCCCTCCGCCGTCATCGACATCGCCACCCTGACCGGCGCCTGCGTGGTGGCCCTGGGCCACGTCAACACCGGCCTGTTCAGCAAGGACGACGCGCTGGCCGAGGCCCTCTCGTCGGCCGGCCGCCAAGCCCTGGACACCGCCTGGCGCATGCCGATGGACGATGCCTACCAGGACCAGCTCAAGTCCAACTTCGCCGACCTGGCCAACATCGGCGGCCCCCCGGCCGGCGCCGTCACGGCCGCCTGCTTCCTGTCGCGCTTCACCAAGTCGTACCGCTGGGCCCACCTGGACATCGCCGGTACGGCCTGGAAGAGCGGCAAGGACAAGGGCGCCACGGGCCGTCCCGTCCCGCTGCTGATGCAGTTCCTGCTGGACCAGGCTTGA
- a CDS encoding DNA polymerase III subunit chi has protein sequence MTRIDFAFGAPDRLRMACQVVRKRYLAGQRLVVYCREGSRLAQFDRMLWAFDDTSFVPHVLANDPLAAETPVVLTAGDPQQAAQAAGDGPNPPWLLNLDDDCPPGFETFERLLEIVSDDPEDKQAARQRWRVYQGAGHTPQSHDLSQRQPGA, from the coding sequence ATGACGCGCATCGACTTCGCCTTTGGCGCGCCCGACCGCTTGCGCATGGCCTGCCAGGTCGTGCGCAAGCGCTACCTGGCGGGCCAGCGGCTGGTGGTGTATTGCCGCGAGGGGTCGCGCCTGGCGCAGTTCGACCGCATGCTATGGGCCTTCGACGACACCTCGTTCGTGCCGCACGTCCTGGCCAATGACCCGCTGGCGGCCGAGACGCCCGTCGTCCTGACCGCCGGCGATCCGCAACAGGCCGCGCAGGCCGCCGGGGACGGCCCGAACCCGCCCTGGCTGCTCAATCTCGATGACGACTGCCCGCCGGGCTTCGAGACCTTCGAACGGCTGCTCGAGATCGTCTCGGACGATCCCGAGGACAAGCAGGCCGCGCGCCAGCGCTGGCGCGTCTACCAGGGCGCCGGCCACACGCCGCAAAGCCACGACCTGAGCCAACGGCAGCCGGGCGCCTGA